In Carassius gibelio isolate Cgi1373 ecotype wild population from Czech Republic chromosome B4, carGib1.2-hapl.c, whole genome shotgun sequence, one DNA window encodes the following:
- the LOC127956592 gene encoding neuroepithelial cell-transforming gene 1 protein-like isoform X1, with amino-acid sequence MEETDGSPAPMAEQFNERPRRNKRRSSVAESDASPERDFKRPSLRRRSSFTFLTPGPQWDFTLKRKRREKDDVDTVSLCSFDFKEPCTKRVRPLGRVTSLANLISPVKNGAVRRFGQTLQASFRGDGRSPGVPQQKPCSKAVAPTPPKRRNSTLWSETLDVHQKGTFSTKEIKRQEAIFELSRGEQDLIEDLKLARKAYHDPMLKLSIMSEEELTAIFGDLDAYIPLHEDLLAELAKATGTDGTVGEIGKIVVDWLPRLNAYRAYCSNQLAAKALLDQKKQDPRVQDFLQRCLESPFSRKLDLWSFLDIPRSRLVKYPLLLKEILRHTPPDHQDTSSLEQAISIIQAVLADINMKKGESECQYYIDKLEYLDDRQKDPRIEQCKSLLCHGELRNKSGTKLHVFLFTEVLVLTRPVTRNDRHCFQVYRQPIPVQDLVLEDLQDGDVRMGGSFRGAFSNADKAKNIFRVRFQDSSQGQSHTLQVNDIFHKQQWLNCLRTAMLTQKDSPLPESESLSTPASTDVRTKRRSSSVSAIILMEETDENYPRAAASAPSSPSSEEPPSPTSSTTSTLSSSSSSSSISAPFLSRKSKKDKRSICSLGKRKETMV; translated from the exons GCCGTCTTTGAGACGAAGAAGTTCTTTTACTTTCCTGACACCTGGACCCCAGTGGGACTTCACGCTG AAACGCAAGCGTAGAGAGAAGGACGATGTGGACACTGTCAGTCTATGCAGCTTTGACTTCAAG GAACCCTGTACTAAGCGTGTGCGGCCTCTCGGCCGAGTGACCTCGCTGGCGAACCTCATCTCTCCCGTGAAGAATGGGGCCGTCCGACGCTTCGGCCAGACCCTCCAGGCCTCATTTCGGGGCGACGGGCGGTCTCCGGGCGTGCCCCAGCAGAAACCCTGTAGCAAGGCCGTGGCTCCCACACCACCCAAGCGACGAAACAGCACGCTCTGGTCCGAGACCCTGGACGTCCATCAGAAAGGAACCTTTTCCACCAAAGAGATTAAGAGACAAGAG GCTATTTTTGAGCTGTCTCGAGGAGAACAAGACCTGATTGAAGACCTGAAATTAGCCCGAAAG GCGTACCATGACCCAATGCTGAAACTTTCTATCATGTCTGAGGAGGAGCTTACAGCCATCTTTGGAGACTTAGATGCGTATATTCCTCTTCATGAAG ATCTTCTCGCTGAGTTGGCGAAGGCTACAGGCACAGATGGTACAGTGGGAGAGATTGGCAAGATTGTTGTGGATTGG CTGCCAAGGTTAAATGCGTACAGGGCATATTGCAGTAACCAGCTGGCCGCCAAAGCCTTGCTTGACCAAAAGAAACAGGACCCACGGGTTCAGGACTTCCTACAGCGCTGCCTTGAGTCGCCTTTCAGCAGGAAACTAGACTTGTGGAGCTTCTTAGACATCCCTCGTTCACGACTGGTCAAATACCCCCTTCTTCTGAAAGAGATTTTAAGACACACACCACCAGATCACCAAGACACCTCAAGCCTTGAGCAGGCA ATAAGCATCATTCAGGCCGTGTTGGCTGACATAAACATGAAGAAAGGGGAGTCCGAGTGTCAGTACTATATCGATAAGCTGGAGTATTTggatgacagacagaaagaccCTCGCATAGAGCAGTGCAAGAGCCTGCTTTGCCATGGGGAACTTCGCAACAAAAGTGGCACG AAGTTGCATGTGTTTCTCTTCACGGAGGTTCTGGTCTTGACCCGGCCTGTTACGCGGAACGATCGACATTGTTTCCAGGTGTACCGCCAGCCAATCCCAGTGCAGGATCTCGTATTGGAAGACCTGCAGGACGGAGACGTCCGCATGGGTGGCTCATTCCGAGGGGCCTTCAGTAATGCAGATAAAG CCAAGAACATCTTCAGGGTACGTTTCCAGGACTCATCTCAGGGCCAGTCCCACACACTGCAGGTCAATGACATCTTCCACAAGCAACAGTGGCTCAACTGCCTCCGCACCGCCATGCTGACCCAGAAAGATTCGCCGCTCCCTGAGAGTGAATCCTTGTCAACCCCTGCCAGTACTGACGTTCGCACCAAACGGCGCTCGTCTTCTGTCTCCGCCATCATCCTTATGGAAGAGACGGATGAGAACTATCCACGGGCCGCGGCCTCCGCCCCTTCGTCCCCCAGCTCTGAGGAGCCCCCCAGCCCCACGTCCTCCACAACCTCCACCCtctcctcatcctcttcatcatcttcaATTTCCGCCCCCTTTCTGTCCCGCAAATCCAAAAAGGACAAGCGTTCAATCTGCTCGTTGGGCAAGAGAAAGGAGACCATGGTGTAA
- the LOC127956592 gene encoding neuroepithelial cell-transforming gene 1 protein-like isoform X2: MVAYDEPCVVPIKRTLQKIDYQNQTCKELEEPCTKRVRPLGRVTSLANLISPVKNGAVRRFGQTLQASFRGDGRSPGVPQQKPCSKAVAPTPPKRRNSTLWSETLDVHQKGTFSTKEIKRQEAIFELSRGEQDLIEDLKLARKAYHDPMLKLSIMSEEELTAIFGDLDAYIPLHEDLLAELAKATGTDGTVGEIGKIVVDWLPRLNAYRAYCSNQLAAKALLDQKKQDPRVQDFLQRCLESPFSRKLDLWSFLDIPRSRLVKYPLLLKEILRHTPPDHQDTSSLEQAISIIQAVLADINMKKGESECQYYIDKLEYLDDRQKDPRIEQCKSLLCHGELRNKSGTKLHVFLFTEVLVLTRPVTRNDRHCFQVYRQPIPVQDLVLEDLQDGDVRMGGSFRGAFSNADKAKNIFRVRFQDSSQGQSHTLQVNDIFHKQQWLNCLRTAMLTQKDSPLPESESLSTPASTDVRTKRRSSSVSAIILMEETDENYPRAAASAPSSPSSEEPPSPTSSTTSTLSSSSSSSSISAPFLSRKSKKDKRSICSLGKRKETMV; this comes from the exons ATGGTGGCTTACGATGAACCCTGTGTGGTACCTATCAAACGGACTTTACAGAAGATAGACTACCAAAACCAGACTTGCAAAGAACTAGAG GAACCCTGTACTAAGCGTGTGCGGCCTCTCGGCCGAGTGACCTCGCTGGCGAACCTCATCTCTCCCGTGAAGAATGGGGCCGTCCGACGCTTCGGCCAGACCCTCCAGGCCTCATTTCGGGGCGACGGGCGGTCTCCGGGCGTGCCCCAGCAGAAACCCTGTAGCAAGGCCGTGGCTCCCACACCACCCAAGCGACGAAACAGCACGCTCTGGTCCGAGACCCTGGACGTCCATCAGAAAGGAACCTTTTCCACCAAAGAGATTAAGAGACAAGAG GCTATTTTTGAGCTGTCTCGAGGAGAACAAGACCTGATTGAAGACCTGAAATTAGCCCGAAAG GCGTACCATGACCCAATGCTGAAACTTTCTATCATGTCTGAGGAGGAGCTTACAGCCATCTTTGGAGACTTAGATGCGTATATTCCTCTTCATGAAG ATCTTCTCGCTGAGTTGGCGAAGGCTACAGGCACAGATGGTACAGTGGGAGAGATTGGCAAGATTGTTGTGGATTGG CTGCCAAGGTTAAATGCGTACAGGGCATATTGCAGTAACCAGCTGGCCGCCAAAGCCTTGCTTGACCAAAAGAAACAGGACCCACGGGTTCAGGACTTCCTACAGCGCTGCCTTGAGTCGCCTTTCAGCAGGAAACTAGACTTGTGGAGCTTCTTAGACATCCCTCGTTCACGACTGGTCAAATACCCCCTTCTTCTGAAAGAGATTTTAAGACACACACCACCAGATCACCAAGACACCTCAAGCCTTGAGCAGGCA ATAAGCATCATTCAGGCCGTGTTGGCTGACATAAACATGAAGAAAGGGGAGTCCGAGTGTCAGTACTATATCGATAAGCTGGAGTATTTggatgacagacagaaagaccCTCGCATAGAGCAGTGCAAGAGCCTGCTTTGCCATGGGGAACTTCGCAACAAAAGTGGCACG AAGTTGCATGTGTTTCTCTTCACGGAGGTTCTGGTCTTGACCCGGCCTGTTACGCGGAACGATCGACATTGTTTCCAGGTGTACCGCCAGCCAATCCCAGTGCAGGATCTCGTATTGGAAGACCTGCAGGACGGAGACGTCCGCATGGGTGGCTCATTCCGAGGGGCCTTCAGTAATGCAGATAAAG CCAAGAACATCTTCAGGGTACGTTTCCAGGACTCATCTCAGGGCCAGTCCCACACACTGCAGGTCAATGACATCTTCCACAAGCAACAGTGGCTCAACTGCCTCCGCACCGCCATGCTGACCCAGAAAGATTCGCCGCTCCCTGAGAGTGAATCCTTGTCAACCCCTGCCAGTACTGACGTTCGCACCAAACGGCGCTCGTCTTCTGTCTCCGCCATCATCCTTATGGAAGAGACGGATGAGAACTATCCACGGGCCGCGGCCTCCGCCCCTTCGTCCCCCAGCTCTGAGGAGCCCCCCAGCCCCACGTCCTCCACAACCTCCACCCtctcctcatcctcttcatcatcttcaATTTCCGCCCCCTTTCTGTCCCGCAAATCCAAAAAGGACAAGCGTTCAATCTGCTCGTTGGGCAAGAGAAAGGAGACCATGGTGTAA